A genomic segment from Janibacter sp. DB-40 encodes:
- a CDS encoding HAD family hydrolase gives MEPHLVALDVDGTILTHDGRMPPATREAVRAVADAGHHVVISTGRSVVATLPVLEMLELDRGMAVCSNGAVTIGLDSSQPQGYRVEEMVTFDPKPAMNLVREHAPDILAAVEEVGVGFKVARPYPEGVLWGRQVVVPWDELVAKPATRVTFHDPDGDSDDFLRLVERIGLHGVEYAVGYTAWLDLAPEGVSKGSALEIVRRTLRIEPGRTFAAGDQRNDLEMLRWAARGVAMGDAPDEVVAAADERTGRVAEDGLVDALRPLL, from the coding sequence ATGGAGCCGCACCTCGTCGCACTGGATGTCGACGGCACGATCCTCACGCACGACGGCCGGATGCCTCCGGCGACCCGCGAGGCGGTGCGGGCGGTGGCGGACGCCGGGCACCACGTCGTCATCTCCACCGGGCGCTCGGTGGTCGCGACGCTCCCGGTCCTGGAGATGCTGGAGCTCGACCGGGGGATGGCGGTCTGCTCCAACGGCGCGGTGACCATCGGTCTCGACTCGTCGCAGCCGCAGGGCTACCGCGTCGAGGAGATGGTGACCTTCGACCCCAAGCCCGCGATGAACCTCGTGCGCGAGCACGCCCCCGACATCCTGGCCGCCGTCGAGGAGGTGGGGGTCGGTTTCAAGGTCGCCCGGCCCTACCCCGAGGGCGTGCTCTGGGGTCGCCAGGTCGTCGTCCCGTGGGATGAGCTCGTCGCCAAGCCGGCGACCCGCGTGACCTTCCACGACCCCGACGGGGACAGCGACGACTTCCTCCGGCTCGTCGAGCGGATCGGACTGCACGGGGTCGAGTACGCCGTCGGCTACACCGCGTGGCTGGACCTCGCACCGGAGGGCGTCTCCAAGGGGTCGGCCCTGGAGATCGTCCGGCGCACCCTGCGGATCGAGCCGGGTCGCACCTTCGCGGCCGGCGACCAGCGCAACGACCTCGAGATGCTGCGGTGGGCCGCCCGCGGGGTCGCCATGGGCGACGCCCCCGACGAGGTCGTTGCCGCCGCCGACGAGCGGACCGGACGCGTCGCGGAGGACGGCCTCGTGGACGCGTTGCGACCGTTGCTCTGA
- a CDS encoding siderophore-interacting protein: MKIAELKDRVVFGAARVWYRNSMADVAQRTGHVQFRASVAAVRELNASMRRITLAAPEFTGYELAGPDEYFGLLMPGADGRLHMPDGERVNVRAAVADMPEEQQPGLRWYTIRELRRSRGEVDVDIVTHGDSGPGSAWALRAAVGDPVGFRSGGALYTAFEPPRQLLAADETAVPALLAILEERERRGLPGPGAGVDAHVEVPAASVLGGVELPAGITVHERGDADPGTAVLAALAADPATTAGLDYAWACGESGLATSLRRHLVQEVGMDKKAITFSGYWKLGAARG, encoded by the coding sequence ATGAAGATCGCCGAGCTGAAGGACCGAGTCGTCTTCGGCGCGGCGCGCGTCTGGTACCGCAACTCGATGGCCGACGTCGCCCAGCGCACCGGCCACGTGCAGTTCCGGGCGAGCGTCGCCGCAGTGCGTGAGCTCAACGCCTCGATGCGGCGGATCACGCTCGCGGCGCCCGAGTTCACCGGCTACGAGCTCGCCGGGCCGGACGAGTACTTCGGGCTGCTCATGCCCGGCGCGGACGGGCGGCTGCACATGCCCGACGGCGAGCGGGTCAACGTGCGCGCCGCCGTCGCCGACATGCCGGAGGAGCAGCAGCCGGGACTGCGCTGGTACACGATCCGCGAGCTGCGCCGCTCGCGCGGTGAGGTCGACGTCGACATCGTCACGCACGGCGACTCGGGGCCGGGGTCGGCCTGGGCGTTGCGTGCGGCCGTCGGCGACCCTGTCGGGTTCCGTTCCGGGGGAGCGCTGTACACGGCCTTCGAGCCGCCGCGCCAGCTCCTCGCCGCGGACGAGACCGCGGTCCCCGCGCTCCTGGCGATCCTCGAGGAGCGGGAGCGAAGGGGGTTGCCCGGCCCGGGCGCCGGCGTCGACGCCCACGTCGAGGTGCCCGCGGCGTCCGTCCTCGGCGGCGTCGAGCTGCCGGCCGGGATCACCGTGCACGAGCGCGGCGACGCCGACCCGGGAACCGCGGTGCTGGCTGCGCTCGCCGCGGACCCGGCGACCACCGCCGGCCTCGACTACGCATGGGCGTGCGGGGAGTCGGGTCTGGCGACCTCGCTGCGTCGGCACCTCGTGCAGGAGGTCGGCATGGACAAGAAGGCGATCACCTTCTCCGGGTACTGGAAGCTCGGGGCTGCGCGGGGCTGA
- a CDS encoding ABC transporter ATP-binding protein: MADRAKGEARAVVPARLRAESVTLGYRDRTVVERLDLDVPDGEVTAIVGPNGCGKSTLLRGLARLLPAREGRIVLDGRDLARTPTKAVARSIGLLPQGPVAPEGLTVTELIAHGRHPHQGILRRPSREDDAVVAEAMELTGTVGLAERVVDELSGGQRQRVWIALALAQQPDILLLDEPTSFLDIAHQIEVLDLVRSLNAARGTTVVMVLHDLAMAARYATHLVAVREGRIVARGDPREVVTEELVHEVFDVRCRILTDPDTGTPVVLPRPQEQS, encoded by the coding sequence ATGGCCGACCGGGCGAAGGGGGAGGCCCGCGCCGTCGTCCCCGCCCGGCTGCGTGCCGAGTCGGTCACCCTCGGCTACCGCGACCGCACGGTCGTCGAGCGCCTCGACCTTGACGTGCCCGACGGCGAGGTGACCGCCATCGTCGGGCCGAACGGCTGCGGCAAGTCCACCCTCCTGCGCGGCCTCGCCCGGCTGCTGCCCGCCCGGGAGGGTCGGATCGTGCTCGACGGGCGCGACCTGGCCAGGACCCCGACGAAGGCCGTCGCCCGCAGCATCGGCCTGCTGCCGCAGGGACCGGTCGCGCCCGAGGGGCTGACGGTCACCGAGCTGATCGCCCACGGCCGCCACCCCCACCAGGGCATCCTGCGCAGGCCCAGCCGTGAGGACGACGCGGTCGTCGCCGAGGCGATGGAGCTGACCGGCACGGTCGGTCTGGCCGAGCGCGTCGTCGACGAGCTGAGCGGTGGCCAGCGCCAGCGGGTGTGGATCGCGCTCGCCCTCGCCCAGCAGCCGGACATCCTGCTGCTGGACGAGCCGACGTCCTTCCTCGACATCGCCCACCAGATCGAGGTGCTCGACCTCGTGCGCTCACTCAACGCCGCGCGCGGCACCACGGTGGTCATGGTCCTGCACGACCTGGCCATGGCCGCTCGTTACGCCACCCACCTCGTCGCCGTGCGCGAGGGCCGGATCGTCGCCCGGGGTGACCCGCGCGAGGTCGTCACGGAGGAGCTCGTCCACGAGGTCTTCGACGTGCGCTGCCGGATCCTGACCGACCCGGACACCGGCACCCCCGTCGTCCTCCCCCGACCCCAGGAGCAGTCATGA
- a CDS encoding iron ABC transporter permease → MASPDILGISGGASTAAVFSLIVLGLTGPAVTLAAFLGALAVAAFLVGMSSGGAKGGTHALIIVGVGCSALLVALTHWVLLRADVYRLSEAMVWLTGSVASASWTEIGRLAVLAAVALPAMLLLHRQLRVMMLGDDLAAGLGVTVDRHRALAMLGVVLLVAATCAVCGPIAFVALLAGPIGRRLHQGRTRLVDIALIGALMVVVADHIGAYLVPGGANLPVGVVTGLAGAPFLLWLIVTRTRVES, encoded by the coding sequence CTGGCGAGCCCCGACATCCTCGGCATCAGCGGGGGTGCGTCGACCGCGGCCGTCTTCTCGCTCATCGTCCTCGGCCTGACCGGGCCGGCCGTCACGCTGGCGGCCTTCCTCGGTGCGCTGGCCGTGGCCGCCTTCCTCGTGGGCATGAGCAGCGGGGGAGCGAAGGGGGGTACCCACGCCCTGATCATCGTCGGCGTCGGCTGCTCCGCGCTGCTCGTCGCACTGACCCACTGGGTCCTGCTGCGCGCGGACGTCTACCGGTTGTCCGAGGCGATGGTCTGGCTGACCGGGTCGGTCGCCTCCGCGAGCTGGACGGAGATCGGCCGCCTCGCGGTGCTCGCCGCCGTGGCACTGCCGGCGATGCTCCTGCTGCACCGGCAGCTGCGCGTGATGATGCTCGGCGACGACCTCGCCGCCGGCCTGGGCGTCACGGTCGACCGCCACCGGGCGCTCGCGATGCTCGGGGTGGTCCTGCTCGTCGCCGCCACCTGCGCCGTGTGCGGACCGATCGCCTTCGTCGCGCTGCTCGCCGGCCCGATCGGTCGCCGCCTGCACCAGGGGCGCACCCGGCTCGTCGACATCGCCCTCATCGGTGCGCTCATGGTGGTCGTCGCCGACCACATCGGCGCCTACCTCGTGCCCGGCGGGGCCAACCTGCCCGTCGGCGTCGTCACGGGACTGGCCGGTGCCCCCTTCCTCCTGTGGCTCATCGTCACCCGAACCCGAGTGGAGAGCTGA
- a CDS encoding iron chelate uptake ABC transporter family permease subunit — MRVTLGDYTITVPDTLAIIGGTDIPGASFILMESKLPRAIAAVLAGASLAVAGAVMQDLMRNPWRAPTSSASAGVRRPRPSSRSSSSA; from the coding sequence GTGCGCGTCACCCTCGGCGACTACACGATCACCGTCCCGGACACGCTGGCGATCATCGGCGGCACGGACATCCCCGGCGCGAGCTTCATCCTCATGGAGTCGAAGCTGCCGCGGGCGATCGCCGCGGTGCTCGCGGGCGCCTCGCTGGCCGTCGCCGGCGCGGTCATGCAGGACCTCATGCGCAACCCCTGGCGAGCCCCGACATCCTCGGCATCAGCGGGGGTGCGTCGACCGCGGCCGTCTTCTCGCTCATCGTCCTCGGCCTGA
- a CDS encoding iron ABC transporter permease, with translation MTGATRTGAVAVGGLLLLAAASVASVLVGAESLATGQVLAAVRDAGDDAAAGIVAARVDRTLIAVVVGACVAIAGTVLQGLTRNPIAEPGILGLNAGAALLVVIGIRAGLLDGVVDYLWTALLGVILAGVLVHAITSTVPLRHQPMTTALAGAAIMAASSSIMVGLLLADDTALDLFRYWQVGSVAGKDAGLILPVLPFVLVGLVLTLTSGRTLNAMALGDDVARSLGQRVVLARGGALAGALLLTAAACALAGPIAFVGLAVPHLLRLFTGPDHGRLLLGSLLVGPALVVAADTLGRVIAPPGEVQVGVMTAVVGAPVLIVLARRAVRR, from the coding sequence ATGACCGGTGCCACGCGGACGGGTGCCGTCGCGGTGGGGGGCCTGCTCCTCCTCGCGGCGGCATCGGTCGCGTCGGTGCTCGTCGGGGCGGAGTCCCTGGCCACCGGCCAGGTCCTCGCCGCCGTCCGCGACGCGGGTGACGACGCGGCCGCCGGCATCGTCGCCGCCCGGGTCGACCGGACCCTCATCGCGGTCGTCGTCGGTGCCTGCGTCGCCATCGCCGGCACGGTGCTGCAGGGCCTGACCCGCAACCCGATCGCCGAGCCCGGCATCCTCGGGCTCAACGCCGGGGCAGCGCTGCTCGTCGTCATCGGCATCCGCGCCGGGCTCCTCGACGGTGTCGTCGACTACCTGTGGACCGCACTGCTCGGGGTGATCCTCGCCGGAGTCCTCGTCCACGCGATCACCTCGACCGTTCCCCTTCGCCACCAGCCGATGACCACCGCCCTCGCCGGCGCGGCGATCATGGCCGCCAGCTCGAGCATCATGGTCGGCCTGCTCCTCGCCGACGACACCGCGCTCGACCTCTTCCGCTACTGGCAGGTGGGGTCGGTCGCGGGCAAGGACGCCGGGCTGATCCTGCCGGTCCTGCCCTTCGTCCTCGTCGGGCTCGTGCTCACGCTGACCTCCGGGCGCACGCTCAACGCGATGGCGCTCGGTGACGACGTCGCCCGCTCCCTCGGGCAGCGGGTCGTGCTCGCCCGGGGCGGAGCGCTGGCCGGGGCGCTGCTGCTCACCGCGGCCGCGTGCGCGCTCGCCGGTCCGATCGCCTTCGTCGGCCTCGCGGTCCCGCACCTCCTGCGGCTCTTCACCGGGCCCGACCACGGCCGCCTCCTCCTCGGCTCGCTGCTGGTGGGCCCGGCCCTCGTCGTCGCTGCCGACACCCTCGGGCGGGTCATCGCCCCCCCGGGCGAGGTCCAGGTGGGCGTGATGACCGCGGTCGTCGGCGCCCCCGTGCTCATCGTCCTCGCCCGTCGGGCGGTGCGCCGATGA
- a CDS encoding ABC transporter substrate-binding protein has product MSPNRRAVITSAPALLFALSACATGSADSGSGTKGGESASAESGAFPVTLEHAFGTTEITEAPTRIATVGWNDHDVLASFGVLPVGATKITWGGNEQGSTDWFDQAVKEIDPDAEIVRYDDTDGIPVDEIAQLTPDLVLGVNSGLTKEDYQKLSKIAPTVAYPELAWGTPWEVSVKMIGKAIGRPDQAGKLIGETNRLINEAVAKHSEVKGKSVAWLSFSPTDMSTIDIYTSIDLRPQLLRRFGMEDAGIVEKNSKGEAFFFSVSAEKARDIDADVVIFYVESDKQVEKITNDPLLGRIPAIERGSFVASADNSVAMTMSSPSPISMEVAVTEFLPSVADAAKSV; this is encoded by the coding sequence ATGTCGCCGAACCGCCGTGCCGTCATCACCTCGGCCCCCGCACTCCTCTTCGCTCTCTCCGCCTGCGCGACCGGCTCGGCCGACAGCGGGTCCGGGACGAAGGGGGGAGAGTCGGCTTCCGCGGAGTCCGGCGCCTTCCCGGTGACGCTCGAGCACGCCTTCGGCACGACCGAGATCACCGAGGCGCCCACGCGCATCGCGACGGTCGGCTGGAACGACCACGACGTCCTCGCCTCCTTCGGGGTCCTGCCCGTGGGCGCCACCAAGATCACCTGGGGCGGCAACGAGCAGGGCTCGACCGACTGGTTCGACCAGGCCGTCAAGGAGATCGACCCCGACGCGGAGATCGTGCGCTACGACGACACCGACGGCATCCCCGTCGACGAGATCGCACAGCTCACGCCCGACCTCGTCCTCGGCGTCAACTCCGGGTTGACGAAGGAGGACTACCAGAAGCTGTCGAAGATCGCGCCGACCGTTGCCTACCCCGAGCTGGCCTGGGGCACGCCCTGGGAGGTCAGCGTGAAGATGATCGGCAAGGCCATCGGGCGCCCTGACCAGGCCGGCAAGCTCATCGGCGAGACCAACCGACTCATCAACGAGGCGGTGGCCAAGCACTCCGAGGTCAAGGGCAAGTCCGTCGCCTGGCTCTCCTTCAGCCCGACCGACATGTCGACGATCGACATCTACACCAGCATCGACCTGCGCCCGCAGCTGCTGCGCCGCTTCGGCATGGAGGACGCCGGGATCGTGGAGAAGAACTCGAAGGGCGAGGCCTTCTTCTTCTCCGTCTCCGCCGAGAAGGCGCGCGACATCGACGCCGACGTGGTGATCTTCTACGTCGAGAGCGACAAGCAGGTCGAGAAGATCACGAACGACCCGCTCCTCGGCAGGATCCCGGCGATCGAGCGCGGCAGCTTCGTCGCGTCCGCGGACAACTCGGTCGCGATGACGATGTCCTCGCCCTCGCCGATCTCCATGGAGGTCGCGGTGACGGAGTTCCTCCCCTCCGTGGCCGACGCCGCGAAGTCCGTCTGA
- a CDS encoding universal stress protein: MTVLVAGTPTAEGDAAYRFGIAEATRRGEDLIYFVLDGEHTPSADLGDVVERVERPDERSQSAVGDLLDCAGREQVSVIAVGVRHRTAVAKLILGSQAQQIILEAGVPVICVKP; encoded by the coding sequence ATGACCGTGCTCGTTGCCGGAACCCCCACCGCCGAGGGGGACGCCGCCTACCGCTTCGGCATCGCGGAGGCGACGCGCCGGGGTGAGGACCTGATCTACTTCGTCCTCGACGGAGAGCACACCCCCTCCGCCGACCTCGGCGACGTCGTCGAGCGCGTGGAGCGACCCGACGAGCGCTCCCAGTCCGCGGTCGGCGATCTGCTGGACTGCGCCGGGCGCGAGCAGGTCTCGGTGATCGCGGTGGGCGTCCGCCACCGGACGGCGGTGGCCAAGCTCATCCTGGGCTCGCAGGCGCAGCAGATCATCCTCGAGGCGGGCGTCCCGGTCATCTGCGTCAAGCCCTGA
- a CDS encoding tripartite tricarboxylate transporter substrate-binding protein, which translates to MAADDGSAATAPPGADPTRRRALSLGFGVLAVPVIGAAGYQSIRAADQGSSVRSNLTLVAPAAAGGGWDAFQREMQEAMRANSLVGNVQVLNIPGAGGTIAVGSMKERNTANYLMVGGTGQIAAHAQFDTPSTITDLTPVARVVEELFLVNVPADSPYEDLQSLVDAWRKDPEQIAWTGGGSSDQMVITELALAAGISPADITYIPSSGGGEAIQAMLNGTAQASSGGFPDIYPQVQSGRLRGLGVAAKNRLEGVDIPTMPEQGFDVTLTNWRAQFAPPNASEEDVAEFVTLMEETTATAEWKDAVKRNYWVEVPLSGPELDDFIQSEIDKIGSLIKEMGV; encoded by the coding sequence ATGGCAGCCGACGACGGCAGCGCGGCCACCGCGCCGCCGGGCGCAGATCCCACCCGGCGACGCGCCCTGAGCCTCGGTTTCGGCGTCCTCGCAGTCCCCGTCATCGGGGCGGCCGGCTACCAGTCGATCCGCGCGGCGGATCAGGGCAGCAGCGTCCGGTCGAACCTGACCCTCGTCGCGCCGGCCGCGGCGGGCGGCGGCTGGGACGCCTTCCAGCGGGAGATGCAGGAGGCGATGCGCGCCAACAGCCTCGTCGGCAATGTCCAGGTCCTCAACATCCCCGGGGCCGGGGGCACCATCGCCGTCGGCAGCATGAAGGAACGCAACACCGCCAACTACCTCATGGTCGGCGGCACGGGGCAGATCGCGGCGCACGCGCAGTTCGACACCCCCTCCACGATCACCGACCTCACCCCCGTGGCCCGGGTGGTCGAGGAGCTCTTCCTCGTCAACGTCCCGGCCGACTCCCCCTACGAGGACCTGCAGTCCCTCGTCGACGCCTGGCGCAAGGACCCCGAGCAGATCGCGTGGACCGGCGGCGGCTCGTCCGACCAGATGGTGATCACCGAGCTCGCCCTGGCGGCCGGCATCAGCCCCGCAGACATCACCTACATCCCCTCCTCCGGTGGCGGTGAGGCCATCCAGGCCATGCTCAACGGCACCGCCCAGGCGTCCTCGGGCGGCTTCCCCGACATCTACCCGCAGGTCCAGTCCGGACGACTGCGCGGCCTCGGCGTCGCCGCGAAGAATCGCTTGGAGGGGGTGGACATCCCGACCATGCCGGAGCAGGGGTTCGACGTGACCCTGACGAACTGGCGTGCCCAGTTCGCCCCGCCCAATGCGAGCGAGGAGGACGTGGCCGAGTTCGTCACGCTGATGGAGGAGACCACCGCGACCGCCGAGTGGAAGGACGCGGTCAAGCGCAACTACTGGGTGGAGGTCCCGCTCTCGGGACCGGAGCTCGACGACTTCATCCAGTCGGAGATCGACAAGATCGGCTCCCTGATCAAGGAGATGGGTGTATGA
- a CDS encoding tripartite tricarboxylate transporter TctB family protein — translation MPAIVGAFSLFLLVGSALLDPGEAEFPGPRFVPVIVGGTGLVLAVLLAVGVLRSPEPVDDPTAGTYRTYSDFAALAWVTGGFLAFALLLPYLGWILAGALVFWCTAHGFGSRRPLFDVLVALFLSSLIYLVFGTALGLNLPSGILGGGF, via the coding sequence ATGCCGGCGATCGTCGGGGCCTTCAGCCTCTTCCTGCTCGTCGGCAGCGCGCTGCTGGACCCCGGAGAGGCCGAGTTCCCCGGCCCACGCTTCGTGCCCGTCATCGTCGGGGGGACCGGGCTGGTCCTGGCGGTCCTGCTGGCCGTGGGCGTGCTGCGCAGTCCCGAGCCGGTCGATGACCCCACTGCCGGGACGTACCGCACCTACTCCGACTTCGCCGCCCTGGCTTGGGTGACGGGCGGCTTCCTCGCCTTCGCACTGCTCCTGCCCTACCTCGGCTGGATCCTCGCCGGAGCCCTGGTCTTCTGGTGCACCGCGCACGGCTTCGGCTCCCGGCGGCCCCTCTTCGACGTCCTCGTCGCGCTCTTCCTCAGCTCGCTGATCTACCTCGTCTTCGGTACCGCGCTGGGCCTGAACCTGCCGTCCGGCATCCTGGGAGGTGGCTTCTGA
- a CDS encoding tripartite tricarboxylate transporter permease yields METLDLLMQGFAGALTPMNLMWVVIGCLLGTAVGVLPGLGSSMAVALLLPMTFALDPTAAFILFAGVYFGGLFGDSTMAILLNTPGQASAIASTFEGHRMANAGRAPQALATAAIGAFIGGMISSVLVVFVSPSLVEFSSMFGPEEFFALAMFAFIATASVVSDNVLKGLASLVLGLGITVVGVDSVSGVERFTLGLPELFEGISLVTVTVAVLALGEVLYIASRVRRDREDLQVRKAGRGFLSRQEFLEAAPAWGRGTVIGLPFGVIPAGGAEIPTFISYDVERRLDRRRKKPKFGTGAIRGLAAPEAAGNATTGMAMGALLALGLPISATAAIMLAALQQYGLQPGPLLFEQSADLVWALLASFFIAMVVLLAINLPFAQLWSKLLLIPKHYLYGGITLFCGLGIYATAASVFDLVLLLIIGIIGFVMRRYDYPLAPLMIGMVLGPLAETSLRDALLASVGDPVTLVTGWITWVIYALLLLVVGASAWGALRKRTQRDV; encoded by the coding sequence ATGGAGACCCTCGACCTGCTGATGCAGGGCTTCGCCGGGGCGCTGACACCGATGAACCTCATGTGGGTGGTCATCGGCTGCCTGCTCGGGACCGCTGTCGGCGTGCTGCCCGGCCTGGGGTCCTCCATGGCCGTGGCGCTGCTGCTGCCGATGACCTTCGCCCTGGACCCGACGGCGGCCTTCATCCTCTTCGCCGGCGTGTACTTCGGTGGCCTCTTCGGCGACTCGACGATGGCCATCCTGCTCAACACACCGGGACAGGCCTCGGCCATCGCCTCGACCTTCGAGGGACACCGGATGGCCAACGCCGGCCGCGCCCCGCAGGCCCTGGCCACCGCTGCGATCGGCGCCTTCATCGGCGGCATGATCTCCTCGGTGCTCGTCGTCTTCGTCTCCCCGAGCCTGGTGGAGTTCTCCTCGATGTTCGGCCCCGAGGAGTTCTTCGCCCTGGCGATGTTCGCCTTCATCGCCACCGCCTCGGTCGTCTCGGACAACGTCCTCAAGGGTCTGGCCTCGCTGGTCCTGGGCCTCGGAATCACCGTGGTCGGCGTCGACTCGGTCTCCGGCGTCGAGCGCTTCACCCTCGGTCTCCCCGAGCTCTTCGAGGGCATCTCCCTGGTGACCGTCACCGTGGCGGTTCTCGCCCTCGGCGAGGTGCTGTACATCGCCTCCCGGGTGCGACGGGACAGGGAGGACCTGCAGGTCCGCAAGGCCGGCCGCGGGTTCCTCAGCCGTCAGGAGTTCCTCGAGGCCGCGCCCGCGTGGGGCCGCGGCACCGTCATCGGGCTGCCCTTCGGCGTCATCCCCGCCGGCGGTGCCGAGATCCCGACCTTCATCTCCTACGACGTCGAGCGACGCCTCGACCGGCGACGCAAGAAGCCGAAGTTCGGCACGGGCGCCATCCGCGGCCTCGCCGCACCGGAGGCCGCCGGCAACGCCACCACCGGTATGGCCATGGGTGCCCTGCTGGCCCTGGGTCTGCCGATCTCGGCAACGGCAGCGATCATGCTCGCGGCCCTCCAGCAGTACGGCCTGCAACCCGGCCCCCTGCTCTTCGAGCAGAGCGCGGACCTCGTGTGGGCACTGCTGGCCAGCTTCTTCATCGCCATGGTCGTGCTCCTCGCGATCAACCTGCCCTTCGCCCAGCTCTGGTCGAAGCTCCTGCTGATCCCCAAGCACTATCTCTACGGCGGGATCACCCTCTTCTGCGGCCTGGGCATCTACGCCACCGCAGCGTCCGTCTTCGACCTGGTCCTGCTGCTGATCATCGGGATCATCGGTTTCGTGATGCGCCGCTACGACTACCCGCTGGCGCCGCTGATGATCGGCATGGTGCTCGGGCCGCTGGCCGAGACGTCATTGCGGGACGCGCTGCTGGCCTCGGTGGGTGACCCGGTCACGCTCGTCACCGGCTGGATCACGTGGGTGATCTACGCACTCCTGCTGCTCGTCGTCGGCGCCTCCGCGTGGGGCGCCCTGCGCAAGCGCACCCAGCGCGACGTCTGA
- the pyrE gene encoding orotate phosphoribosyltransferase, whose product MTDIAADRARLLEIVKDKAIVHGRVTLSSGAEADYYVDLRRITLDGEASPLVGRVMLDMVADLDFDAVGGLTLGADPVATSMLHATAATGERLDAFVVRKAGKAHGLQQRIEGPSIEGRRVLIVEDTSTTGSSPLEAATAAREAGAEVVAVATIADRATGAAEKFAEAGLEYRHVFGLADLGLA is encoded by the coding sequence GTGACTGACATCGCCGCTGACCGCGCCCGCCTGCTCGAGATCGTCAAGGACAAGGCCATCGTCCACGGACGGGTCACGCTCTCCTCCGGCGCGGAGGCCGACTACTACGTCGACCTGCGCCGCATCACCCTCGACGGCGAGGCGTCGCCGCTCGTCGGTCGGGTCATGCTCGACATGGTGGCCGACCTCGACTTCGACGCCGTCGGCGGGCTGACGCTCGGCGCGGACCCGGTGGCCACGTCGATGCTCCACGCGACGGCGGCGACGGGGGAGCGCCTGGACGCCTTCGTCGTGCGCAAGGCCGGCAAGGCGCATGGCCTGCAGCAGCGCATCGAGGGCCCGTCGATCGAGGGCCGTCGCGTGCTCATCGTCGAGGACACCTCGACGACCGGTTCCTCCCCTCTCGAGGCGGCCACCGCCGCCCGCGAGGCCGGCGCCGAGGTCGTCGCCGTCGCCACGATCGCCGACCGGGCCACCGGCGCGGCCGAGAAGTTCGCCGAGGCGGGCCTGGAGTACCGGCACGTCTTCGGCCTGGCCGACCTCGGCCTCGCCTGA
- a CDS encoding SDR family oxidoreductase — protein MTALVTGATAGIGREFAEQLGAKGVPLVLVARDSARLESVAAELRSAHGVAVEVLTADLSDREALERVAERLRDPSRPVDVLVNNAGYSLNSRFVDSDVRAEEQLLDVLVHAVLVLSHAAATTMQARGHGRIINVSSVAGYLASGTYSAAKSYVTTFTESLAGELVGTGVSVTALLPGYVRTEFHERAGIDKGERTGPFWLDAADVVRAALADAESGTVVSVPSRQYKAVATLVRHAPRALVRSRRVRSLHRKD, from the coding sequence ATGACCGCACTGGTCACCGGGGCGACCGCCGGCATCGGCCGCGAGTTCGCCGAGCAGCTCGGGGCGAAGGGGGTTCCCCTGGTCCTCGTCGCCCGCGACTCCGCGCGGCTCGAGTCGGTCGCGGCCGAGCTGCGCTCGGCGCACGGCGTGGCCGTGGAGGTGCTGACGGCGGACCTGTCCGACCGGGAGGCGCTGGAGCGGGTGGCGGAGCGGCTGCGTGATCCCTCCCGGCCGGTCGACGTCCTGGTCAACAACGCCGGGTACAGCCTGAACTCGCGCTTCGTCGACAGCGACGTCCGCGCCGAGGAGCAGCTCCTCGACGTGCTCGTGCATGCGGTCCTCGTGCTCAGCCACGCGGCCGCGACGACGATGCAGGCGCGCGGCCACGGCCGGATCATCAACGTCTCCTCCGTCGCCGGGTACCTCGCCAGCGGGACCTACTCGGCAGCGAAGTCGTACGTGACCACCTTCACCGAGTCGCTCGCGGGGGAGCTGGTGGGGACCGGGGTCTCGGTGACGGCGCTGCTGCCGGGGTACGTCCGCACGGAGTTCCACGAGCGGGCGGGCATCGACAAGGGCGAGCGGACCGGCCCCTTCTGGCTCGACGCGGCCGACGTCGTGCGTGCGGCGCTCGCCGACGCCGAGTCCGGCACGGTCGTCTCCGTCCCGAGCCGGCAGTACAAGGCGGTCGCCACCCTCGTGCGGCACGCACCGCGCGCGCTGGTCCGCAGCCGTCGCGTCCGCTCCCTGCACCGCAAGGACTGA